In Synechocystis sp. PCC 6714, the following are encoded in one genomic region:
- a CDS encoding urease accessory protein UreF: protein MGAYNYSEGLEWLIEQGDVTNGDTLGAWLVEELRQGSITLDTAIMVRAYRCANQQSNVDPIADPVIPVAKDLDYWNQWLTATRESRELREQSLQMGSSLRKLLLDLDPTVELLFKALPATEPCHYAIAFGVGAAFWGIDIHQSGLGYLHSWANNLISAGVRLIPLGQTTGQKLLLQLTPTILGQWQKILVLEDDDLYSCSWGLALASMGHESQYTRLFRS, encoded by the coding sequence GTGGGGGCCTATAACTATTCCGAAGGTTTGGAATGGTTGATAGAACAGGGTGATGTTACCAATGGAGATACCCTGGGAGCTTGGCTTGTCGAGGAATTACGTCAGGGTTCCATTACCCTGGACACAGCCATTATGGTTAGGGCCTATAGGTGTGCTAACCAACAATCCAACGTCGATCCCATTGCTGACCCAGTGATTCCAGTTGCTAAAGATCTTGACTATTGGAATCAATGGTTAACCGCCACCAGGGAAAGTCGGGAGTTAAGGGAACAAAGCTTACAAATGGGAAGCTCCCTGCGGAAGTTGTTGTTAGATCTAGACCCCACGGTGGAATTGTTGTTTAAAGCTCTTCCCGCCACGGAACCTTGCCATTATGCAATCGCCTTTGGAGTGGGGGCAGCCTTTTGGGGCATTGATATTCATCAAAGCGGGCTGGGCTATTTGCACAGTTGGGCTAATAATCTAATTTCAGCCGGGGTGAGACTGATTCCTTTGGGACAAACCACCGGCCAAAAACTCTTGTTACAGTTGACCCCGACTATTTTGGGTCAATGGCAGAAGATTTTGGTGCTGGAAGACGATGATTTGTACAGTTGCAGTTGGGGACTAGCCCTGGCAAGCATGGGCCATGAAAGTCAATACACGAGGTTATTCCGTAGTTAA
- the lepA gene encoding translation elongation factor 4 → MTDVPVSRIRNFSIIAHIDHGKSTLADRLLQVTDTVQQREMKEQFLDNMDLERERGITIKLQAARMNYKAKDGQDYVLNLIDTPGHVDFSYEVSRSLAACEGALLVVDASQGVEAQTLANVYLALDNNLEIIPVLNKIDLPSAEPDRVATEIEEVVGLDCSNVIQASAKAGIGVEDILEAIVRQVPPPADTVDQPLRALIFDSYYDAYRGVVVYFRVMDGRVKKGDKVLLMASGKEYVIDELGVLSPTQVQVEELHAGEVGYFAAAIKAVADARVGDTITMANSPASAPLPGYTEANPMVFCGLFPIDADQYPDLKDALEKLKLNDAALSYEPETSSAMGFGFRCGFLGLLHMEIVQERLEREYNLDLITTAPSVIYRVTTTDEEVIEVDNPSLLPPIQKRLKVEEPFIKVEMITPETYVGTLMELCQSRRGVFKDMKFFTQTRTALIYELPLAEVVTDFFDQLKSRTKGYASMEYQLIGYRENPLVKLDILVNGDGVDALAMIVHRDKAYYVGRAMVSKLKELIPRHQFKVPIQAAIGAKVIASEHIPALRKDVLAKCYGGDISRKKKLLQKQAKGKKRMKAIGTVDVPQEAFMAVLKLDPQ, encoded by the coding sequence ATGACCGACGTTCCCGTTAGCCGCATTCGCAATTTTTCCATCATTGCCCACATTGACCACGGTAAATCCACCCTGGCTGATCGCCTGTTGCAGGTTACGGATACGGTGCAACAGCGGGAAATGAAAGAACAGTTCCTAGACAATATGGATTTGGAGCGGGAGCGGGGTATCACTATCAAACTCCAGGCAGCCCGCATGAATTATAAAGCCAAGGACGGCCAGGATTATGTGTTGAATCTGATCGACACACCGGGGCACGTGGATTTTTCCTACGAAGTTTCCCGTTCCCTGGCCGCCTGTGAAGGGGCGTTGTTGGTGGTGGATGCTTCCCAAGGGGTGGAGGCCCAAACCTTGGCTAACGTTTACCTGGCGTTGGATAACAATCTGGAAATTATTCCCGTTTTAAACAAAATTGATTTGCCTAGCGCCGAACCAGACCGAGTAGCAACGGAAATTGAAGAAGTGGTGGGGCTAGATTGCAGTAACGTAATCCAAGCTTCTGCCAAAGCGGGCATCGGCGTAGAGGATATCCTAGAAGCCATCGTCCGACAAGTACCTCCTCCAGCGGACACGGTGGATCAGCCTCTGCGGGCGTTAATTTTCGACAGCTACTACGATGCTTACCGGGGGGTAGTGGTTTACTTCCGGGTGATGGATGGCCGGGTCAAAAAAGGGGACAAAGTTTTGCTGATGGCCTCCGGCAAAGAATACGTCATTGATGAATTGGGGGTTTTATCTCCTACCCAGGTACAGGTAGAAGAACTCCATGCCGGGGAAGTGGGTTACTTTGCGGCGGCCATTAAAGCCGTGGCCGATGCCAGGGTGGGGGATACCATTACCATGGCCAACAGTCCTGCGTCAGCCCCTTTACCGGGCTATACCGAAGCCAATCCCATGGTTTTTTGCGGACTATTTCCCATCGATGCGGACCAATATCCCGATTTAAAAGATGCGTTGGAAAAGCTCAAACTCAACGATGCGGCCCTGTCCTACGAGCCGGAAACCTCCAGTGCCATGGGGTTTGGTTTCCGTTGCGGCTTTTTGGGTTTACTCCACATGGAAATTGTCCAAGAGCGGTTGGAGCGGGAATATAATTTGGATTTGATCACCACTGCGCCATCGGTAATTTATCGGGTCACCACCACCGACGAAGAAGTGATTGAAGTGGATAATCCCAGTTTATTGCCTCCCATTCAGAAGCGATTGAAGGTGGAAGAGCCATTTATTAAAGTGGAAATGATTACCCCGGAAACCTATGTGGGCACGCTGATGGAACTGTGCCAAAGTCGCCGTGGGGTGTTCAAAGACATGAAGTTTTTCACCCAAACCCGCACAGCCTTAATTTACGAACTACCGTTGGCGGAAGTGGTCACAGACTTTTTCGACCAGTTAAAATCCCGCACCAAGGGCTACGCCAGCATGGAGTACCAATTAATTGGCTACCGGGAAAATCCCCTGGTGAAATTGGACATTTTAGTCAATGGCGACGGGGTGGATGCGTTGGCCATGATTGTCCACCGGGATAAGGCTTATTACGTTGGTCGGGCCATGGTTAGTAAGCTCAAAGAGTTAATTCCCCGCCATCAGTTTAAAGTTCCTATCCAAGCGGCGATCGGTGCCAAGGTCATTGCCAGTGAACATATTCCTGCTTTGCGAAAGGATGTGTTGGCCAAATGCTATGGCGGTGACATTTCCCGTAAGAAAAAACTGTTACAAAAACAAGCTAAAGGTAAAAAACGTATGAAGGCGATCGGGACGGTGGATGTGCCCCAGGAAGCTTTTATGGCGGTACTAAAACTTGATCCCCAGTAG